GGACTAGGTGGCATTACTCTCTGTCAGACAGGCAGGGGGCAGCACTATGTCAATACGGCATAAAAGAagaataacagtcttgaaggctGGGGTTATTTATATGAAAGAagaataacagtcttgaaggctGGGGTTATTTATATGAAAGGATCCTGAGGGCAGTGGCTGCAGCCTGCCAAGTGAAGGGATGGGTAGGTGTCTGTGCCTGAGGGAGAGGGTGGCATGGTGGGGGCACTGGGGAGTGGGTggcatggtggggggggggggcactaggGAGTGGAGGGGCAGGGTGGGGGCACTGGGGAGTGGAGGGGCAGGGGGGGCACTGGGGGGTGGGTGGCATGGTGGGGGCACTGGGGAGTGGAGGGGCAGGGTGGGGGCACTGGGGAGTGGAGGGGCAGGGGGGGGCACTGGGAGTGGAGGGGCAGGGGCACTGGGGGGTGGGTGGCAGGGTGGGGCCACTGGGGAGTGGAGGGGCAGGGTGGGGGCACTGGGGGGATGAGATAGACTTTCAGAAGAGTGTCGGCCCATTGGTCTGGGTTGGTCTTCAAGTCCATAAAGAGTTAGGCAGGATAGTGCTGAGCCATCACTGGACAGCATTAAAACAACCGTCTGTCCATGGCTGTTACAGCCACCCACAGCAGTCCTCCCTTCTGCCACTGCAGTCCCACGTTCTGTACCACTACTGCCCTGTTGGCCGGATTAACTCATAGGTGAGCCCCTCTGTTCTGTCTGatcctgtctggtctgtctgatcctctctgttctgtctgatcctctctggtctgtctgatcCTCTCTGGTCTGCCTGATCCTCTCTGGTCTGCCTgatcctctctgttctgtctgatCCTGTCTgatcctctctgttctgtctgatcctctctgttctgtctgatcctgtctggtctgtctgatcCTCTCTGGTCTGCCTGATCCTGTCTGATCCTCTCTGTTCTGTCGGATCCTGTCTgatcctctctgttctgtctgatcctctctgttctgtctgatCATCTCTGGTCTGcctgatcctgtgtgtgtgtgtgtgtgtgtgtgtgtgtgtgtgtgtgtgtgtgtgtgtgtgtgtgtgtgtgtgtgtgtgtgtgtgtgtgtgtgtgtgtgtgtgtgtgtgtgtgagatatagtTGTCTGTCCCCTGTCCTAGTTCAACTATGGTACACTGAACGTGTGAATCATAAATGTCTATCATTAGTTAACTCATAGgtgagcccctctctctctctgtgtgtgtgtgagattaggTTGTGTCCCTGTCTTAGTTGAGCTATAGTACCACTGGGAACACGAGCATTGCTCTGGTCTGGAACACCTGTTTTCTGTGTTAGGTGGTTTTGGTCATGATGAGGTGATAACATGAGGAATGAGCTGTGGTCACCTGAACTGATGGAGTCCTGTGTTTCTGTCAGTTGTGGCTGTTAGTAGCACAATGGATTAGAAAAATCTCCATTTCATTTTTAAAATCAATATGTTACGGCTGATTCCTTCATCAAGGTATTTTCCCATCTCTACCATCTCATCATAATGTATCTGATTGGTTAATTGGTTAACTGTGTGTTGGGGAATGTTCATATTCATGTGTGAAGTGTCTGAATCCAGGAAGAGATCAGACAGCGATGTCATAACGGTTTAATACGATGCGGTCATTAATTGTCTGAAAGGGTTTGGGTCTGAAGTTGTGTGAGTTCACAAAGTTTTAAGTATCTTAGTGTAGGTGAAGCAGGATAATGGACCCATGCAGTATTAAAGGTTATAGGCATTTCAAAGGAACGCCATCTTTTACGATTCGTATTGACAATGATGGATGGGAACCTCACAGACATTTAAATATCCTCTTAATGTTGAAAAATTATATCTGAGATGGTCACAGTGAACCAAATTCACCAAATGTCAAAAGTCAATTAGGAAAAAGCATTTCAGAGTGAGAACATTTTCTGATCCGTAATGACAAATTGCAAATCACGGgtcggcaggaagcctagtggttagagctttgggccagtaaccgaaaggttgctagattgaatcccagagctgacaaggtaaaaatctgttgttctgcccctgaacaaggcagttaacccactgttcctagtgtagccgatgtgaaatggctagctagttagcggtggtgcgcgctagtagTGTTTCAATtgggtgatgtcactcgctctgagacctgaagtagttgttccccttgcttttGTGGCTCGATGGGTAACAAGGCTTCGTGGgtgactgttgttgatgtgtgcagagggtccctggttcaagcccaggttggggtgaggagagggatggaagctatactgttacactaggccatcattgtaaataagaatttgttcttaactgacttgcctagttaaataaaggttaaataaaaaaataaaaaaatacaggcGGCCTATCCCTGAATCAGACTAGATCCATATTAATGACAGATGATACAGGCGGCCTATCCCTGAATCAGACTAGATTCATATTAATGACAGATGATACAGGCAGCCTATCCCTGAATCAGACTAGATCCATATTAATGACAGATGATACAGGCAGCCTATCCCTGAATCCGACTAGATTCATATTAATGACAGATGATACAGGCAGCCTATCACTGAATCAGACTAGATCCATATTAATGACAGATAATACAGGCAGCCTATCCCTGAATCAGACTAGATTCATATTAATGACAGATGATACAGGCAGCCTATCCCTGAATCAGACTAGATCCATATTAATGACAGATGATACAGGCAGCCTATCCCTGAATCAGACTAGATTCATATTAATGACAGATGATACAGGCAGCCTATCCCTGAATCAGACTAGATTCATAGGATAGTTTTTCTTTATGTTGGTTTATCTCACTGAGGTGACAGCAGATATCCTGCAGACATGATTATTTTACAATCTGAGGATGCTACCATTCCATCTGCCTCTGGCCCCGTCCACCAACTGGGGCCAAAGACCTCATCAACAACTTAGCACCGACACTCAAGCCTATTAAGTTACCCCAGGGTGTGTTTTAAATATGGGCCCTGTGAGACATATTGTCTACGATGATATGTTTGATTAGAAAATAGATTGTGGTTCACTTACATATGTAGGCTATCTGTGGTTCTGGCTTCATATCGCTCGGGTTTCACTATATGGTTTTTAAATTCAGATCTATTTTTTAGTGATCTATTTAAATGACatgtattttctattttattctTATGGTCACAAAACAGTGACAACGTGACAGCCTGTCGGGTCGggtctgtggctcagttggtagagcatggtgtctgcaacgccagcgtggtgtttgcaacgccagcgtggtgtctgcaacgccagcgtggtgtctgcaacgccagggttgtgggttcgattcccacggggggccagtacaaaataaataaataaataaatcaaatgcatgaaattaaatgtatgaaatgtatgcattcactactgtaagtcgctctgggataagagcgtctgctaaatgactaaaaatgtaaaaaaaaaaaaaaaaaagtcatacTCAGTAATAGTTGGTAATAGTCAGTAATTGCCGGTAATAGTTGATAGTAGTCAGTAATACTCAATAATACTCAGTAATAATCCAATTATTACAGTGAATAGGAATATTAATTTCCTCTTTGAAGTTGAAGACCTTTAGGAAAAATCTTATGCACTTTAGAACGTGTCCTGGCTGAAGGTTGTTTGTTTCTGTCTGTAACAGCCAAGTCGTGGTGAGAACAGCTGATACCTCACACAGTATCATATCTTAATGGCAATCAGGAGACTTATAGCTAAACTTAGCAGCTAGTTTCATTCCCTACGTCTCTTTcagtgttttcatgtgttttccACTGTTTATCAGTTGACAGAAAAATGATAGAAAACATAGATGTACAATTTGAATTGAAAATGTAGTGACGTAACACATTGTATACTTTATGTCCAACCTTTTGCTTTATGTTATACTTGTTGTTGTTGAAGATGATGAAGACTTTGTAACATAGTGGTCCCTGGGGGAGGCATAGactattccaggctgtatcacaaccggccgtgattggtagtTGAATTTTTTCAAAtatgtttcacctttatttaaccaggtgcgacaaaaacaacaatcaCAGGATAAACAaacgcacagtcaataacacaatagaaaaatctgtgtacagtgtatgcaaattaagtaaggaagtaaggcaataaataggccaatagtggcgaagtaattacaatttagcaatttacactggaatGATAAATAAATAGACTTATTGTATGTGTATGATACCAAGACAGACATGCTTACCTTAGTAGCCTACTAATAGAAAGAGGTCCTAGTATGATCCCTGACCAAGGGAAGGATGCTCCCTGACCAAGGGAAGGATTCTTCCTGACCAAGGGAAGGATGCTCCCTGACCAAGGGAAGGATGCTCCCTGACCAAGGGAAGGATTCTTCCTGACCAAGGGAAGGATCCTCCATGACCAAGGGAAGAATGCTCCCTGACCAAGGGAAGAATGCTCCCTGACCAAGGGAAGGAGGCTCCCTGACCAAGGGAAGAATGCTCCCTGACCAAGGGAAGAATGCTCCCTGACCAAGGGAaggtcctccctgaccaagggaaggatgctccctgaccaagggaaggatgctccctgaccaagggaggaatgctccctgaccaagggaaggatcctccctgaccaagggaaggtcctccctgaccaagggaagaatgctccctgaccaagggaaggtcctccctgaccaagggaaggatgctccctgaccaagggagtaatgctccctgaccaagggaaggatcctccctgaccaagggaaggtcctccctgaccaagggaaGAATGCTCCCTGACCAAGGGAAGAATGCTCCCTGACCAAGGGAAGGATGTCTACATGCTGTATTGCCTCTGATCATCATGTTGTGCTCAGTTGAGTCATGTTACTGCATGGTGGAAACACACTTTGAACCAGGTTCTCATGTTGTGGAGACTGGCTTTAGTCATTTGTAAAAGCTGTTTTGCTTGTTGGGTTGATTGATCACCTAGAACTGAGTCTAATGTAGTCTAGTGACTCAGTAGATTCACCACAAACGGTCATGTCATGTCTTTAATAGTTGGCTGTTGATAGATTTTATGGAGGCTGTTTTTAGTACTCGCTCTTATTGTGTAATTGAGATCTGAAACCTGGCAGAAGACACTTCTAGAAGGCTccagggttgcatcccaaatggcagcctaacccctatatagtgcacgggccctggtcaaaagtagtgcactatatagggaatagagtgccattggactctggtcaaaagtagtgcactatataggggaaagggtgccatttgggactcagtgcATATTCTTGGATTTGTTGACTTTTCACAAACTTCTcaccaggtggcagtatgcacacAAAACTGTGGACTGGTGTAGTGCTGTAAACATACCACAATGGGGAGTGAGGGGATTAGACAACACAGGCAAACCAATTCTGAGCTTTTGCCTAACTATTGGCAAAGGAGTtgatctgattggttaaaagagttgatctgattggtcaaaagatcaattagtggaaaaggatcagaattgggctgcatgtgtaaacgcagccatagtaATCCGATCCACCACTCTGGCATTTGGAGGAGAAAGCTGGATTATGATCATTTGATGATTTGGTGGTTAAGTAAAGGAACAAGGAACATGATAGGGGATCTTCCTTGGAACTGGCATATGTGTGTCATGCCTGCCGTACAACtttgtgttgtttttttcatTGGATGGAATTCATTGTTTAAAACCAGCAGAATATAATTTAACAATAGTGTTTTTACTTATTCCTCAGAAAGGTGAAAAGACCAAACAGCCATCATGTCTGAGTGAGTAAAAGTGGATTTCAACATTAGGAAAACGTTTACAGAATATCTTGCATATATCCAGAATTGTCTTTCTGAACAACAAGAGAATGACATTAATTGTACTCACTCTTTCTGACAGGAAAAAGATGTCATCGAGCCGCAAGCatcatctgaaggtaaccaaCGGCAACTTCCATGACCTCTTCATGACCTCTCTAAGATTCTATCCAGTTAGTGACTCAACAGAGATCTTATATAAACGGCTTAGAGATCTCTTACCTCTTAAACATCATGACAAAAATGGCACTTGTGATTTGTACGATTTATACAAATAATCCAACCACTCTCTGACAACAAATGTTATAttaacaaatcaaaaatataaaagACAATCACTGTTTTGAGGCCTATCCTTTAGTAAGACATGActatattaaaaacaaaaaaactacattttaagtgagaataggcattggtctgaagccgaaAAACAGTGATTCACATGAGCACcgcaatgcctattccacccatgctctaccaaggttttccagcacacagctttgacctactacagcaACTATGTTGGTATTGTACTTCCAGCTATGTGTAGGCAGTTTGCTTAGGACTCAAACCTTCTACCGTAACTAGATCAACACACCAACTGAAATATAAATCTCATGTAAATGTCTGTAAAATGCTTCAGATAAAGAATCTGTCAAGTACGTTAAAAAAACCCGGTTGCTGTGTTGTTGCTGTCCCTCAGAGTTTGATGCTCCAGATCGCCCAGGAACTGATAGCAGAAGAGGAAGCCCAGTCTTTAGAGGACAGGAAGCAGTACATGAGTGAAAATATCGCTCCCCTGCAGCTCACAGGATCCATTGCAGAACTCCAGGTATTACATAGGCTGCGTtgagacaggcagcccaattatgatcatttttttcactaattgttcTGTTGAccaatcagctctgaaaaatatttGATATGAAAAgacctgatgtgattggtcaatagACCAATTagtataaaaaatatcagaattgggctgtctgtgtTAATGCCAGTTGTAGTTGTTATTGTTTCCTTTCACAATATAACAGTACAATTGGATTGCATTTTACATGATTAATATACCTTTTAACAACAATGTTTGTAATGTAACACATTGGCTGTCTGTGTCGTGTTATGAGTCGCTGTGATTGTCTCTGAACAGGACCTGTGTAAGAAGATGCACCAGAGGATTGATGTGATAGATGAGGAGAGATACGACCTGGGCAGCAAAGTTGGCAAAAGTGATAAAGAggtgggttatatctgttatactgtaatgataaagaggtggggttatatctgatctgtaatgataaagaggtggggttatatctgatatactgtaatgataaagaggtggggttatatctgttatactgtaatgataaagaggtggggttatatctgatctgtaatgataaagaggtggggttatatctgttatactgtaatgataaagaggtggggttatatctgttatactgtaatgataaagaggtggggttatatctgttatactgtaatgataaagaggtggggttatatctgttatactgtaatgataaagaggtggggttatatctgttatactgtaatgataaagaggtggggttatatctgatctgtaatgataaagaggtggggttatatctgttatactgtaatgataaagaggtggggttatatctgatctgtattgataaagaggtggggttatatctgatctgtaatgataaagaggtggggttatatctgatctgtaatgataaagaggtggggttatatctgttatactgtaatgataaagaggtggggttatatctgatctgtaatgataaagaggtggggttatatctgatctgtaatgataaagaggtggggttatatctgacatactgtagtgataaagaggtggggttatatctgttatactgtaatgatgaagaggtggggttatatctgatctgtattgataaagaggtggggttatatctgatctgtaatgataaagaggtggggttatatctgttatactgtaatgataaagaggtggggttatatctgatctgtattgataaagaggtggggttatatctgttatactgtaatgatgaagagttggggttatatctgatctgtaatggtAAAGAggtgggttatatctgttatactgtaatgataaagaggtggggttatatctgatctgtaatgataaagaggtggggttatatctgatctgtattgataaagaggtggggttatatctgatctgtaatgataaagaggtggggttatatctgttatactgtaatgataaagaggtggggttatatctgatctgtaatgataaagaggtggggttatatctgatctgtaatgataaagaggtggggttatatctgatctgtaatgataaagaggtggggttatatctgttatactgtaatgataaagaggtggggttatatctgttatactgtaatgataaagaggtgggttatatctgatctgtaatgataaagaggtggggttatatctgatctgtaatgataaagaggtggggttatatctgatctgtaatgataaagaggtggggttatatctgttatactgtaatgataaagaggtggggttatatctgatctgtaatgataaagaggtggggttatatctgttatactgtaatgataaagaggtggggttatatctgttatactgtaatgataaagaggtggggttatatctgatctgtaatgataaagaggtggggttatatctgttatactgtaatgataaagaggtggggttatatctgatctgtaatgataaagaggtggggttatatctgatctgtattgataaagaggtggggttatatctgatctgtaatgataaagaggtggggttatatctgttatactgtaatgataaagaggtggggttatatctgttatactgtaatgataaagaggtggggttatatctgttatactgtagtgataaagaggtggggttatatctgatctgtattgataaagaggtggggttatatctgatctgtattgataaagaggtggggttactgtaatgataaagaggtggggttatatctgatctgtaatgataaagaggtggggttatatctgttatactgtaatgataaagaggtggggttatatctgatctgtattgataaagaggtggggttatatctgatctgtaatgataaagaggtggggttatatctgatctgtaatgataaagaggtggggttatatctgatctgtattgataaagaggtggggttatatctgttatactgtaatgataaagaggtggggttatatctgatatactgtaatgataaagaggtggggttatatctgttatactgtaatgataaagaggtggggttatatctgttatactgtaatgataaagaggtggggttatatctgatctgtattgataaagaggtggggttatatctgatctgtaatgataaagaggtggg
This region of Salmo trutta chromosome 29, fSalTru1.1, whole genome shotgun sequence genomic DNA includes:
- the LOC115166724 gene encoding troponin I, fast skeletal muscle; this encodes MSEKKMSSSRKHHLKSLMLQIAQELIAEEEAQSLEDRKQYMSENIAPLQLTGSIAELQDLCKKMHQRIDVIDEERYDLGSKVGKSDKEIEDLQIKVQDLKGKFKKPVLKKVRMSADAMLQALLGSKHKVSMDLRSNLKQVKKEVKEEDKESVGDWRKNIEDKSDRKKMFETNKE